The Populus nigra chromosome 14, ddPopNigr1.1, whole genome shotgun sequence genome has a segment encoding these proteins:
- the LOC133672580 gene encoding uncharacterized protein LOC133672580, with amino-acid sequence MATSSLEEKWEHPDRSAQDEEDQDQEEEESLSLCDLPVNIVKGENNQSIRDQEAHKETETNQEDFDFGPFRGGDGSLSNKSDMCAADDIFFQGQILPLRLSVSSESGVNKFKNDTSLNPCHCLSRSESMDHNSLGGLTSFSSRSSSSRSHYSSSSTSTSSAIASTRMIKPIIQNQFLTHPSPKPQIRLSSASLGNAASSKPRNSSVWDFFRLGLVRTPEIEFQDLKVRNYVSRNSSSSSSNSSINKCSKINVSNGNSKSSRKIKNVSRHNSNDSGKTMGKRSLLEKRGGLLSGCSCSVSTVKPVPLNNNIVVVKSSNSRSHSAGNGNNDKGERGSMELEEKVQELKMKKRMVQKQQEGKQAMSRHRTFEWIKDLSHATYLDHEEEAV; translated from the coding sequence ATGGCAACAAGTTCCTTAGAAGAGAAATGGGAACATCCAGACCGTAGTGCTCAAGACGAAGAAGATCAAGATCAGGAAGAGGAAGAATCATTATCACTGTGTGATTTACCGGTCAATATTGTGAAAGGAGAGAACAACCAGTCAATCAGGGATCAAGAAGCTCATAAAGAAACCGAAACAAATCAAGAAGATTTCGACTTTGGTCCCTTCAGGGGTGGTGATGGCTCTCTTTCTAACAAATCAGACATGTGTGCAGCTGATGATATATTCTTTCAAGGCCAAATTCTCCCTCTTCGTCTCTCAGTTAGCTCAGAAAGTGGTGTTAACAAGTTCAAGAATGATACCAGCTTGAACCCATGCCACTGCCTATCAAGGTCAGAGTCCATGGACCACAATTCACTTGGTGGTTTAACAAGTTTCAGTAGCAGAAGCAGTAGTAGCAGAAGTCATTACTCATCAAGCAGCACCAGCACAAGCTCTGCTATTGCCAGCACAAGAATGATAAAGCCAATAATTCAAAACCAGTTCCTTACACATCCAAGTCCAAAGCCTCAAATTAGACTTTCCAGTGCTTCGCTGGGGAATGCAGCTAGTAGCAAACCAAGAAATTCTTCGGTTTGGGACTTTTTTAGACTGGGTTTGGTCCGTACACCAGAGATTGAATTTCAAGATCTCAAGGTTCGTAATTATGTTAGTAGGAATAGTAGCTCTAGTAGCAGCAATTCAAGCATCAACAAGTGTAGCAAAATTAACGTTAGCAATGGCAACAGTAAAAGCAGTCGGAAGATCAAGAACGTGAGTAGACATAATAGCAATGATAGTGGGAAGACGATGGGAAAACGGAGTTTGTTGGAGAAAAGAGGAGGGTTGTTAAGTGGATGTAGCTGTTCAGTTAGTACAGTGAAACCAGTTCCATTGAACAATAATATTGTTGTCGTGAAAAGCAGTAACAGTAGGAGTCATAGCGCAGGAAATGGCAATAATGATAAAGGTGAAAGAGGGTCCATGGAGCTAGAGGAGAAGGTGCAAGagttgaagatgaagaaaagaatGGTGCAAAAGCAGCAGGAGGGAAAGCAAGCTATGTCACGTCATCGAACGTTTGAGTGGATAAAGGATCTTTCACATGCTACCTATCTTGACCATGAAGAGGAAGCTGTCTAG